From one Aquicella siphonis genomic stretch:
- a CDS encoding patatin-like phospholipase family protein, whose protein sequence is MFSSQLSESSEFRQAQDLAHIVNIVVSGGGAAGICFAGSFKRIEGVRGFSFSHIRRAAGSSIGSVAALAICLGLNPERMFTKLATLDFKKFLDRSSKSKIIYNFFKHRAVSEGREITQELLQFLKEETDRINNDLKQPLDLPAPERLTFRDLKKLGCKDLFIVTTECFMRGNEGGSEQKIWCHLTTPDAPVAAVILASMAVPVLFPGVTFKQDEDKIFSVIPNSTHDPFAMLNFDGGITNNCLLKLFDYRCYLNDGEIERHEDDKESMKFLAEIADFEKPDFGFDPDLRVKNPHTLAFALYPSSDIPKTPIIGYNPLAIGQAIINGFLLSRLNELLRDNHERIIVVNSPIAMTDFDANEELQQQAILAGARAVSRYLGLTDAINEEEYKLPRKYPTNPAPHPAHSVPALSAAECFLMWGSVTFTENPPSPATPPAEKARRPALHK, encoded by the coding sequence ATGTTTAGCAGTCAATTAAGCGAATCCTCTGAATTCCGTCAGGCGCAAGACCTCGCGCATATCGTCAATATCGTCGTCAGCGGCGGAGGCGCAGCCGGTATCTGCTTTGCAGGATCATTCAAACGCATTGAAGGCGTGCGTGGATTTTCATTCAGTCATATCCGGCGAGCCGCCGGATCATCCATAGGCTCCGTTGCCGCCCTGGCGATTTGCCTGGGGCTCAATCCGGAACGCATGTTTACAAAGCTCGCCACCCTGGATTTTAAGAAATTTCTGGACAGAAGCAGCAAGAGCAAGATCATTTATAATTTTTTCAAGCACCGGGCTGTTTCTGAAGGCCGAGAAATCACGCAGGAATTGTTACAATTCCTGAAAGAAGAAACAGACCGTATCAATAATGACCTCAAACAACCTCTGGACTTGCCCGCGCCTGAACGCCTCACGTTCCGGGACTTAAAAAAACTGGGATGCAAGGATTTATTCATTGTTACAACCGAGTGCTTCATGAGAGGAAACGAAGGCGGATCGGAACAAAAAATCTGGTGTCACCTGACAACGCCGGATGCGCCTGTAGCGGCGGTCATTCTCGCATCCATGGCTGTGCCCGTTCTGTTTCCCGGCGTCACCTTCAAACAGGATGAAGACAAGATATTCAGCGTGATTCCCAACAGTACCCATGACCCTTTCGCCATGCTGAATTTTGACGGCGGGATCACGAATAATTGCCTGCTCAAGCTGTTTGATTACCGATGCTACCTGAATGACGGCGAGATTGAACGTCATGAAGATGATAAGGAATCCATGAAATTCCTTGCTGAAATTGCCGATTTTGAAAAACCCGATTTCGGGTTCGATCCTGACTTGCGAGTAAAAAATCCCCACACCCTCGCATTCGCTTTATATCCCTCATCGGACATCCCTAAAACACCCATCATCGGCTATAATCCTCTCGCCATTGGTCAGGCCATCATCAATGGATTCCTGCTTAGCAGACTGAATGAACTGCTGAGGGACAATCACGAAAGAATCATTGTCGTTAACAGTCCGATCGCCATGACAGATTTTGACGCGAATGAGGAATTGCAGCAACAAGCCATCCTCGCCGGAGCGCGGGCGGTGTCCAGGTATTTGGGTTTAACCGATGCCATCAATGAAGAAGAATACAAACTGCCTCGAAAATATCCGACAAATCCTGCTCCCCATCCAGCGCACAGTGTTCCAGCCCTAAGCGCGGCCGAGTGTTTCCTGATGTGGGGCAGTGTTACCTTCACAGAAAATCCCCCATCCCCCGCGACTCCTCCCGCTGAAAAAGCCAGACGACCAGCCCTGCATAAGTAA
- the htpX gene encoding protease HtpX: protein MFKRIALFLATNLAIILVISFILSLFNVQPYLTQYGLNYQSLLIYALIIGFTGSFISLFISKWMAIHAFNIQLIDRPANSAESWLVAEVRKLANQRNIGMPDVGIYQSPEPNAFATGWNKNKALVAVSTGLLQTMNQEEMEGVLGHEISHVANGDMVTLTLIQGVVNTFVIFFARIAAFFVTQFFRRDSDEQAQDGFVYYGVAILFELLFGILATMIVMWFSRYREFRADAGSARYVGKDKMIKALQRLQQLMDKTPEDDRAPAFNAMKISGHNRWLALFSSHPPLEKRIAALEKRN from the coding sequence GTGTTCAAACGAATAGCCTTATTTCTTGCCACCAACCTGGCCATCATTTTGGTTATTTCTTTCATACTAAGCCTGTTCAATGTCCAGCCTTATCTTACGCAGTATGGCCTGAATTACCAATCCCTGCTAATTTACGCCCTGATCATCGGTTTTACGGGCTCGTTTATTTCTCTCTTCATTTCCAAGTGGATGGCCATTCACGCTTTCAATATACAATTGATAGACAGGCCGGCCAACAGCGCGGAATCCTGGTTAGTGGCAGAAGTCAGAAAACTGGCGAACCAAAGAAATATCGGCATGCCGGATGTTGGCATTTATCAAAGCCCGGAGCCTAACGCTTTCGCGACAGGCTGGAACAAAAACAAGGCGCTGGTGGCTGTGTCAACGGGTTTACTTCAGACCATGAATCAGGAAGAAATGGAAGGCGTGTTAGGACATGAAATTTCTCATGTCGCCAATGGCGACATGGTGACACTAACCTTGATACAAGGCGTCGTGAACACATTCGTCATATTTTTCGCGCGCATCGCTGCGTTTTTTGTTACACAGTTTTTCAGAAGAGACAGTGATGAACAGGCGCAAGATGGCTTTGTTTACTACGGCGTTGCGATTTTATTTGAATTATTATTTGGCATACTTGCCACCATGATTGTCATGTGGTTTTCCCGCTATCGCGAATTTCGAGCCGATGCGGGTTCTGCGCGCTATGTCGGCAAGGATAAAATGATTAAAGCCTTGCAGCGCTTGCAGCAATTAATGGACAAAACGCCTGAGGATGACCGCGCCCCGGCATTTAATGCCATGAAAATATCGGGTCACAATCGCTGGCTCGCACTATTCTCAAGCCATCCTCCGCTTGAAAAGAGAATTGCAGCCCTGGAAAAACGGAATTAA
- a CDS encoding homospermidine synthase → MYKQYLAFNKKIVLIGFGTIGKAILPLIFRHIGVSPKQIIIITKNDDGQDIASEFGVKLVINAVTRENHECLLGSYAQDGDFILNLSVDVSSAALIQYCQRHNILYLDTCIEPWEGGYVDSSLPASSRSNYAMRETVLALRNPGEPRPTAVVTHGANPGLVSHFLKRALINIAIDTGHRFVRPQTQSQWAQLAQDLSIKVIHIAERDTQISDKAKRPGEFVNTWSIDGFISEASQPVELGWGTHERHWPADGHHHETGSQCAIYLKRPGASTRVRTWTPLSGPFHAFLITHTESVSIADYFTLKENNLLRYRPTVHFAYHPCEDAVLSLHEFAGKEWTQQQHQRVMFDEITDGMDELGVLLMGNQKGAYWFGSQLTIHEARKLAPYNNATSLQVAIGALSGMIWAMEHPELGIVDPDEIDFEYILNIAGPYLGKVAGYYTDWNPLNHREKLFPEHLDKSDPWQFQNIRVY, encoded by the coding sequence ATGTATAAGCAATACCTCGCCTTTAATAAAAAAATCGTCCTTATTGGTTTTGGCACAATAGGAAAAGCCATATTACCGCTTATTTTCCGCCATATCGGCGTTTCGCCCAAACAAATCATTATCATCACCAAAAATGATGACGGCCAGGATATCGCCAGTGAATTTGGGGTCAAGCTGGTTATCAATGCGGTCACCAGAGAAAATCATGAATGTCTATTGGGCAGCTACGCGCAAGACGGTGATTTTATCCTGAACCTATCGGTCGATGTGTCCAGCGCAGCCCTGATCCAATACTGTCAGCGACACAATATCCTGTATCTTGATACCTGTATTGAACCTTGGGAAGGCGGATATGTGGACAGCAGCCTCCCCGCGTCATCACGCTCAAACTATGCCATGCGTGAAACCGTATTGGCACTGAGAAATCCGGGTGAGCCGCGGCCTACCGCCGTCGTGACCCATGGCGCCAACCCCGGCCTGGTCTCTCATTTTCTTAAACGGGCACTGATCAATATTGCCATCGATACCGGACATCGTTTTGTTCGCCCGCAAACACAATCCCAATGGGCGCAACTCGCGCAAGATCTTTCGATTAAAGTCATTCACATTGCCGAGCGAGACACGCAAATTTCTGACAAGGCAAAGCGCCCCGGTGAATTTGTCAACACCTGGTCAATTGACGGATTTATATCTGAGGCATCACAGCCGGTTGAACTGGGCTGGGGCACGCATGAACGCCACTGGCCCGCTGATGGACACCATCACGAAACAGGTTCACAGTGCGCCATTTACCTCAAACGTCCCGGCGCTTCAACACGTGTGCGCACCTGGACACCGCTTTCCGGTCCTTTTCATGCCTTTTTGATCACGCATACCGAGTCTGTTTCCATTGCGGACTACTTTACCTTGAAAGAAAACAATTTATTGCGATACCGCCCGACAGTACACTTTGCCTATCACCCTTGTGAGGACGCTGTTCTGTCATTGCATGAATTCGCCGGAAAAGAATGGACACAACAACAGCATCAGCGGGTCATGTTTGACGAAATCACAGACGGCATGGATGAATTAGGCGTTCTTTTAATGGGCAACCAGAAAGGCGCTTATTGGTTTGGCTCTCAACTGACCATACATGAAGCGCGTAAACTCGCCCCCTACAACAATGCCACCAGCCTGCAGGTTGCCATCGGCGCCTTGTCAGGCATGATATGGGCCATGGAGCATCCCGAGCTAGGCATTGTCGATCCGGATGAAATTGACTTCGAATACATATTAAATATCGCCGGGCCGTATTTGGGAAAAGTAGCGGGCTATTACACAGACTGGAACCCCTTAAACCATAGAGAAAAATTATTCCCTGAACACCTTGATAAATCAGATCCCTGGCAATTTCAAAATATCCGCGTCTATTGA
- a CDS encoding CoA transferase, which yields MFSTRSFDITELAATQLSLTLMDTDNIKTFGLPTSPLGAFSGIPIIGITEHIAGPGALSTLVEDGAIGISIEPPTGDPARKYLSHECYSTFNAGKISIAMKLKEDVNYIKILREAIIIIDNRSKRARDGDQVLQAFLNDPHKSNRIIYCYISGFPGEEEARPGNDVTVQAASGMAYVNGTSADSPLKVGFLPLDIATANWAVIAIQSRFIQMLRGIPIEDENNKVIPVHVSLAGVASRFLCSQYLDAKQERPIKQRTGNQDNLISLFSFFQTQDGRNISIGTLTDLSFKVFCHDVIARPDLSDAYATNELRIQANNYLHEEIQTVMLTQPSQYWLDKLMLAGVAHAEVNTVEEAAKKPYSKHFYSKTTEGTPTIARPDGRKPELDPAPTLNQHGHTLEKLLGNISAKPAYDFGKGKIHFMPARSKPRIQDNHIEKSHGHRRIKSI from the coding sequence ATGTTTTCAACCAGAAGCTTCGATATAACTGAACTAGCGGCCACGCAATTATCCCTGACTCTCATGGATACTGATAATATAAAAACGTTTGGCCTGCCAACCTCTCCTTTAGGCGCATTCTCTGGCATTCCAATCATCGGTATTACCGAGCATATAGCGGGTCCCGGCGCCTTGAGTACCCTGGTTGAAGATGGCGCTATCGGAATCAGCATAGAGCCGCCCACCGGCGATCCCGCCAGAAAATATTTATCTCATGAATGCTATTCAACATTCAACGCCGGCAAGATCAGTATCGCAATGAAGTTAAAAGAGGATGTCAATTATATAAAAATACTCAGGGAAGCCATCATCATCATAGACAATCGCAGTAAAAGAGCACGCGACGGAGATCAGGTTTTGCAGGCGTTTCTCAATGATCCGCACAAATCAAACCGTATCATCTATTGTTATATATCAGGGTTTCCTGGCGAAGAAGAAGCCCGGCCGGGGAATGATGTGACTGTTCAGGCGGCCAGCGGTATGGCCTACGTGAATGGCACAAGTGCCGATTCGCCGCTCAAAGTCGGCTTTTTACCTTTGGATATCGCCACAGCCAATTGGGCTGTTATCGCGATTCAATCACGTTTTATTCAGATGCTGCGCGGCATCCCCATTGAAGATGAAAACAATAAAGTCATTCCTGTGCATGTGAGCCTGGCGGGCGTGGCTTCCCGTTTTTTATGCTCGCAATATTTGGACGCAAAACAAGAACGTCCCATAAAACAACGCACGGGCAATCAGGATAACCTGATTAGCCTGTTTTCCTTCTTCCAGACCCAAGATGGACGGAATATCTCTATCGGTACCTTAACTGACTTGAGTTTTAAAGTATTCTGTCATGATGTGATAGCCAGACCCGATCTTTCAGACGCGTACGCAACAAATGAATTACGTATTCAAGCGAATAATTATCTGCACGAAGAAATCCAGACAGTCATGTTGACACAGCCCAGCCAATATTGGCTGGATAAATTGATGTTAGCAGGCGTGGCGCACGCGGAAGTCAACACAGTTGAAGAAGCTGCAAAAAAGCCTTACTCAAAACATTTCTACTCAAAGACCACGGAGGGCACCCCCACCATAGCCAGACCTGACGGCCGCAAACCTGAGCTTGATCCCGCGCCAACCTTAAACCAGCACGGACATACACTGGAAAAATTACTAGGGAATATTTCTGCAAAACCTGCTTATGATTTTGGCAAAGGTAAAATACACTTCATGCCGGCACGCAGCAAGCCCAGGATTCAAGATAATCATATTGAAAAAAGTCATGGACACAGGCGGATTAAATCCATATAG